The nucleotide window GGCGGTTCAAACTCGCCGACGGTGCTTGGGCCGACAACCCGAAGGTGAGGCTCGGGGCGTACCCGGTTCACGTGGACGGCGACAGCGTGCAACTGGAACTGCCGGATTGACCAGCTCTTGTTCGTGACCGAAGGGGGGGCGACACATGGGACGCGCACGGTTTTGGTTCGCGGCGGTACTGCTCGGGCCGGCGTGCGCGTTCGTGCCGGTCGCGCAGTCACAGCCGGCACAACCCGCTCAGTTCAAAAAGGCGGCGCCGAAGCTCGAACCGGTTGCCGACACCAAATTGCTTATGGAAGGTCTGGCGGACCCCAACGTTCGCGCGCTCGGAAAGCTGTTCGCGGCCACGCCGAAGGACGCGGAAGCATGGGCGTTCGCCCGCGGACAGTCGCTGCTGTTGGCAGAACTGGGCAACCTGTTACTCATGCGCCCGCCGCGAACGAAAAAGGGCCTGGAGCCGTGGCTCGCGCACGC belongs to Gemmata obscuriglobus and includes:
- a CDS encoding cytochrome c, whose translation is MGRARFWFAAVLLGPACAFVPVAQSQPAQPAQFKKAAPKLEPVADTKLLMEGLADPNVRALGKLFAATPKDAEAWAFARGQSLLLAELGNLLLMRPPRTKKGLEPWLAHAADLREQAGALARASAAKEYLPARAALAGVANACNRCHQSFRVGVRVDPFPEDR